Proteins encoded together in one Penaeus vannamei isolate JL-2024 chromosome 11, ASM4276789v1, whole genome shotgun sequence window:
- the LOC113828579 gene encoding beta-1,3-glucosyltransferase, whose product MRGSDRLRCSTLRRIEFTMVQLLKTNTAWMTTVITFFFLWCPVFSAVEDGIVFVVVNQKTVQHVEEARLLAEDIAKQLREVNQKGAVHVATDDWEDEAVWTYYPLLEELSRRHGKNSSWCVFLDETSLLNLRELLPALQKYPKDKQLFLGRAVWDRQDTIIHHFDSVDRKKPFLYPDTRAGMALSTPLIKRLTRRWLDATTRPKIDFTIDAQYEFARFVESAGIKLTNEHTFCVEAETETCAVTFQPHKTCLLNQDGELKTEEIHVAVKTCSHFHDERLPVIKDTWLPDAPNHALYSDREDPEWGTVSVGVPNTERGHCGKTLAIIRHVDDLDTSMKWLAIVDDDTLISIPRLKSLLACYDSDEMIAIGERYGYMAVKRHGYDYVTGGGGMIFSRALVEELADPDVCSCPTIDTPDDMFLGVCLARLSVPVTHAEGFHQSRPMDYPPELLQPEPLISFHKHWMIDPRKIYAQWLDDNPKGMEGQQRREPSTAKGHSEL is encoded by the exons ttattactttcttctttctttggtgCCCAGTCTTCTCCGCTGTAGAAG ATGGAATTGTATTTGTGGTTGTGAATCAGAAAACAGTACAACATGTTGAAGAGGCAAGGCTGTTGGCAGAGGACATTGCTAAGCAGCTCAGAGAAGTTAACCAG AAAGGTGCAGTCCATGTAGCTACAGACGACTGGGAGGATGAAGCTGTCTGGACCTATTACCCACTTTTAGAGGA ATTAAGCAGAAGACATGGCAAGAACAGTTCCTGGTGTGTGTTTCTCGATGAAACATCCTTGCTCAATCTCCGAGAACTTCTTCCTGCTCTTCAGAAATATCCGAAAGAcaag CAATTGTTCCTAGGTCGTGCTGTGTGGGACCGCCAAGACACGATCATCCACCACTTTGACTCGGTGGACCGTAAGAAACCCTTCCTCTACCCAGACACAAGGGCTGGGATGGCCCTGTCCACCCCACTTATCAAGAG ACTGACAAGGAGATGGCTAGATGCAACAACGAGACCCAAGATTGATTTTACTATCGATGCTCAGTATGAGTTCGCTCGCTTTGTAGAGTCAGCAGGGATAAAGCTCACCAATGAGCATACTTTCTGCGTGGAAGCTGAAACGGAAACCTGTGCTGTCACCTTCCAACCTCATAAAACCTGT TTATTGAACCAGGATGGGGAGCTGAAGACGGAGGAAATCCACGTGGCAGTGAAGACATGCTCACACTTCCACGATGAGCGACTTCCTGTCATCAAAGACACTTGGCTTCCTGATGCTCCCAACCATGCACTTTACAGTGACAGAGAAG ATCCAGAGTGGGGCACAGTTTCAGTTGGCGTCCCCAACACAGAAAGGGGGCACTGTGGGAAAACTCTTGCCATCATACGCCATGTGGATGATCTTGATACATCTATGAAGTGGCTTGCAATTGTTGATGATGACACTCTTATCAG CATTCCTCGTCTAAAGTCGCTGCTCGCCTGTTATGATTCTGACGAAATGATAGCTATTGGAGAGCGTTATGGCTACATGGCAGTCAAAAGACATGGTTACGACTACGTCACTGGAGGGGGCGGGATGATCTTCAGTCGTGCACTG gtggaAGAACTTGCTGACCCTGATGTATGCAGCTGTCCAACCATAGACACTCCAGACGATATGTTCCTTGGGGTATGTCTGGCACGTCTCTCGGTACCAGTCACACATGCAGAGGGATTCCATCAG AGCCGCCCCATGGATTACCCCCCAGAGCTGCTTCAGCCAGAACCTCTCATCTCATTCCACAAACACTGGATGATTGACCCTCGCAAAATCTATGCCCAATGGCTTGATGACAACCCGAAAGGTATGGAAGGGCAGCAGCGGAGGGAGCCATCGACAGCAAAAGGCCACAGTGAATTGTAG